One part of the Arachidicoccus terrestris genome encodes these proteins:
- a CDS encoding carboxymuconolactone decarboxylase family protein: MIPTIENETYNNLLNFLQVEDYTPSAEAELLLETNARYIKDLKINVSNALKNAQNLSQKEAYLIAYSVAVNEKFIPLKKAFKAAAEQAGATKEELAEIVSLTSLMNVNNIFYRFRHFANKEFYNTQPAGIKMSIMMNPVIGKEAFELISLVVSAVNGCELCVNAHESKLIAEGTPEIKVFEAVKLGAIIKSLITVLAA, translated from the coding sequence ATGATTCCAACAATAGAAAATGAAACGTATAATAACCTGTTGAATTTCTTACAGGTGGAAGACTATACGCCCTCTGCTGAAGCAGAATTATTATTAGAGACGAATGCCCGTTATATCAAGGATCTGAAGATCAATGTCAGTAATGCGCTTAAAAATGCTCAGAACCTTTCCCAGAAAGAAGCCTATCTGATTGCCTATAGCGTGGCTGTCAACGAAAAGTTTATTCCCCTGAAAAAAGCCTTTAAGGCAGCGGCTGAACAGGCCGGTGCCACTAAAGAAGAGCTGGCAGAAATCGTTTCACTGACCTCTTTAATGAATGTCAATAACATATTTTACCGTTTCCGCCATTTTGCCAATAAAGAGTTTTACAACACACAGCCTGCCGGCATTAAGATGTCTATCATGATGAACCCGGTAATAGGTAAAGAGGCTTTTGAACTGATCAGCCTTGTGGTATCCGCAGTGAATGGGTGTGAACTCTGTGTAAACGCCCATGAGTCCAAACTGATCGCAGAAGGAACGCCGGAAATAAAGGTGTTCGAAGCCGTTAAATTAGGCGCAATTATCAAAAGCCTGATTACAGTACTGGCGGCTTAA
- a CDS encoding efflux RND transporter periplasmic adaptor subunit, whose protein sequence is MTAKSLFKHKRAHLLLIGALSLMAATLLYRCTEPTAAAAVGVTAPTLPVIQVQEEPVSTFRDFTATVEGAKDIEIRPQVKGILSRIYVDEGAYVEKGQVLFQIDKRPYQQSYHQATARLASAEASLKVARINVDRLEPLVQRKVVSDVELQTAQATYEQAKAAVAEAKSQQAIANINLDFTRITAPESGYISSIPYKTGSLVSDSDPEALTVLSETKQMHVYFSMSEKDFMDFKSEYPGATMEEKVAGVPPVELILADGTTYDQKGKVELVEGSFNKEAGAISFRASFPNEHGLLRSGNTGKIRLSGQAVHGVLIPQGATFEIQNKTFAFQLADSNKVKSVPIQIAVKKGNYYVLKGGLKPGDKIVLQGLDRLKNGMQIAPEAVSMDSLTKANPY, encoded by the coding sequence ATGACCGCAAAATCACTTTTTAAACACAAAAGAGCGCATCTGCTCCTCATCGGAGCCCTGTCATTAATGGCTGCGACACTTTTATACAGATGCACCGAACCGACCGCTGCTGCCGCGGTTGGCGTGACGGCTCCCACACTGCCTGTGATTCAGGTACAAGAAGAACCCGTTAGTACATTCAGAGACTTCACCGCTACGGTAGAAGGCGCCAAAGACATAGAAATTCGTCCACAGGTAAAAGGTATTCTCAGCCGCATTTATGTTGACGAAGGTGCCTATGTTGAGAAAGGGCAGGTTTTATTTCAGATAGACAAGCGCCCCTATCAGCAATCCTATCATCAGGCGACCGCAAGACTGGCTTCTGCCGAGGCCTCTTTAAAGGTAGCCCGGATCAATGTAGACAGATTAGAACCGCTGGTCCAGAGAAAAGTCGTCTCTGATGTAGAACTACAGACCGCTCAGGCCACCTATGAACAGGCAAAAGCAGCCGTTGCTGAAGCTAAATCCCAACAGGCCATTGCCAATATCAATCTGGATTTTACCCGGATTACCGCACCAGAATCCGGATATATCAGTTCTATCCCTTATAAGACAGGTAGTCTTGTAAGTGATAGTGATCCAGAAGCGCTGACTGTTCTGTCTGAAACAAAACAGATGCATGTCTATTTCTCCATGAGTGAGAAAGATTTCATGGATTTCAAATCGGAGTATCCCGGGGCTACCATGGAAGAAAAGGTGGCTGGGGTTCCTCCGGTCGAGCTAATCCTGGCAGACGGTACAACATATGATCAAAAGGGAAAGGTAGAACTGGTAGAAGGTTCCTTTAATAAGGAAGCCGGCGCCATTAGTTTCAGGGCCTCATTTCCCAATGAACATGGTTTGTTGCGTTCAGGCAATACGGGAAAAATTCGCTTATCCGGTCAGGCGGTTCATGGCGTATTGATCCCCCAGGGAGCCACTTTCGAAATCCAGAATAAGACTTTTGCCTTCCAGCTGGCAGACAGCAACAAGGTAAAAAGCGTACCTATTCAGATCGCCGTTAAAAAAGGAAATTATTATGTACTGAAAGGAGGACTTAAGCCGGGAGACAAAATTGTCCTTCAGGGTCTGGACCGTTTAAAAAACGGCATGCAGATCGCACCGGAGGCTGTTTCAATGGATAGCCTTACCAAGGCAAATCCCTATTAA
- a CDS encoding enoyl-CoA hydratase/isomerase family protein, with the protein MIVDEKEAKEGFVKSEVHNHISTILFYHPKGNALPTKLLKKLKEEIDHASHDDNIKVILLRSVQHDVFCSGAYFNELLEIKDPQEAQKFFMGFAQVVNSMRKCAKLIVARVHGKVVGGGLGLVAAADYAIALEGADVRLSELSIGIGPYVIAPAMIRKMGVSSFSQLAIDAHLWRNSDWARRKGLYAELHPNKASMEESIERLTSSLAKNSLAANTNLKRMLWEGTDDWDALLPERAAKTAELLLQDQAQQFLAQFNKSVIF; encoded by the coding sequence ATGATAGTCGATGAAAAAGAAGCAAAAGAAGGATTTGTAAAATCAGAGGTGCATAATCATATATCTACCATTTTATTTTATCATCCCAAAGGCAATGCGTTGCCAACGAAACTTTTAAAAAAATTAAAAGAAGAGATAGACCATGCGTCCCATGATGACAATATCAAAGTCATTTTATTAAGGTCCGTCCAACATGACGTTTTCTGTTCGGGCGCTTACTTTAATGAGCTCCTGGAAATCAAGGACCCTCAAGAGGCGCAAAAATTCTTCATGGGTTTTGCCCAGGTCGTCAATTCCATGCGTAAATGTGCTAAGTTGATCGTTGCACGTGTTCATGGTAAGGTGGTTGGCGGCGGCCTTGGTCTGGTGGCGGCGGCCGATTACGCTATCGCGCTTGAGGGGGCCGATGTCAGGCTCAGCGAGCTTAGTATTGGTATTGGACCGTATGTAATCGCACCGGCCATGATCCGTAAAATGGGTGTTTCCTCCTTTAGCCAACTGGCTATTGATGCACATCTATGGCGAAACAGTGACTGGGCGCGCAGAAAAGGACTCTATGCAGAACTCCATCCCAATAAAGCTTCCATGGAAGAGTCCATTGAACGGCTGACCAGTTCCCTGGCCAAAAATTCACTGGCAGCAAACACCAATCTGAAACGAATGCTCTGGGAAGGTACAGATGACTGGGACGCCTTATTACCGGAACGTGCTGCCAAAACCGCAGAATTACTCCTTCAGGACCAAGCCCAGCAGTTTTTAGCGCAATTCAATAAAAGTGTAATATTTTAA
- a CDS encoding TetR/AcrR family transcriptional regulator, whose protein sequence is MGITERKARQKENVRSQILDMAWQIVKDEGWQALSIRKIADGIEYSVPVIYDHFANKEAILYELSLHGFGLLKQELDKNLQNAAGPEALLRAHVDSYWNFAFRNKEYYQLMYGLGMPCCGAGKMNSQVNIFRDYSLNAIEQIMKERGSDPSQLCFKSYALWSIIHGLISIMQMRVSDIDDTLNKQVLTESLESFIQNL, encoded by the coding sequence ATGGGAATAACAGAAAGAAAAGCACGACAAAAAGAAAATGTCCGCAGTCAGATCCTGGACATGGCCTGGCAAATTGTCAAGGATGAAGGCTGGCAAGCATTGTCCATTCGCAAAATTGCAGATGGGATCGAATACAGCGTGCCTGTTATTTATGATCACTTCGCCAACAAGGAAGCGATCTTATATGAGCTGTCTTTACATGGTTTTGGCTTACTCAAACAAGAGCTGGATAAAAATCTGCAAAACGCAGCAGGCCCAGAAGCATTATTAAGAGCCCATGTGGACAGTTACTGGAATTTTGCTTTCAGAAATAAGGAATATTATCAGCTGATGTATGGACTGGGTATGCCTTGCTGTGGTGCCGGCAAGATGAACTCCCAGGTGAACATCTTCCGCGATTATTCCCTGAACGCTATCGAGCAGATCATGAAAGAGCGTGGTTCCGATCCAAGTCAGCTTTGTTTTAAATCCTATGCTTTGTGGTCGATTATCCATGGATTGATCTCTATTATGCAGATGCGTGTCTCGGATATTGATGATACTCTTAATAAGCAAGTGCTCACAGAATCCCTTGAATCATTTATTCAAAATCTCTAA
- a CDS encoding 7-carboxy-7-deazaguanine synthase QueE encodes MTKTGAVKMEAQTQTITENPQVVTGELLPVMEAFYTLQGEGNYQGKAAYFIRLGGCDVGCVWCDVKDSWDGDAHPLKSVQEIIKEAIAEIGQGPDLSNIIAVITGGEPLMYNLEPLTEALHQAGFRVHIETSGAYPLSGDLDWICVSPKKFKAPLPAVLEKAQELKVVVYHKSDFKWGEDHASQVSSHCRLYLQPEWSKEKQMLPLMIDYVKANPKWGLCIQVHKYINVP; translated from the coding sequence GTGACGAAGACAGGAGCTGTGAAGATGGAAGCACAAACACAAACAATTACAGAAAACCCGCAAGTAGTAACCGGCGAATTGTTGCCGGTGATGGAGGCGTTCTATACATTGCAGGGCGAAGGAAACTATCAGGGGAAAGCCGCCTATTTTATACGCCTGGGTGGCTGTGATGTAGGATGTGTCTGGTGTGATGTAAAGGACAGTTGGGACGGGGACGCACATCCCCTAAAGTCAGTACAGGAAATTATAAAAGAAGCGATTGCAGAAATCGGGCAGGGCCCTGATCTTTCTAATATTATCGCTGTTATTACCGGCGGAGAACCGCTGATGTATAATCTTGAGCCATTAACCGAAGCCTTACACCAGGCCGGGTTCAGGGTGCATATCGAAACTTCCGGAGCCTATCCGCTTTCCGGGGACCTCGACTGGATCTGTGTCTCGCCTAAAAAGTTCAAAGCGCCCCTACCCGCCGTCCTCGAAAAGGCACAGGAGCTGAAGGTCGTGGTATATCATAAATCTGATTTTAAATGGGGCGAAGATCATGCCTCCCAGGTTAGCAGTCATTGCCGCCTTTACCTGCAACCCGAATGGTCGAAAGAAAAACAGATGCTTCCTTTGATGATCGATTATGTAAAAGCAAATCCGAAGTGGGGGCTCTGTATACAGGTCCATAAATATATCAATGTTCCGTAG
- a CDS encoding S9 family peptidase translates to MKRIKYLIIWCFACVWTVVQAQPYVTKYKWSKDGNQYYTIQSGEIVRVNMPDQTTTTLLTKADLTTQSMHRQVQPEDFSISEDGNKVLIYTNTKKVWRYHTRGDYWVYDISSKALTQLGKGLPESSLMFAKFSPDGKKAAYSSGHNLYVEDLTSHKITPLTKDGTDRIINGTFDWVYEEEFGARDGFRWSADSKKIAFWQVDARNIRNFLMINNTDSIYPFTVPVEYPVVGQTPSAVKIGVVDIDNGKINWMQIPGDSKEHYLPRMEWASNDQIVVQQLDRKQQVSTLYLANASNGVAHSFYKEQSDTWIDIKSRWHGDNPIGWDFIEQGKAFLWVTEKDGWRHIYRVDMEGHEKLVTKGDYDILDLLTVNEQEGYVYFMASPDNATQKYLYRTKLDGSGRAERISPMNEQGTHAYNISPNGKYAEHSFSNANTFPIKDWVALPSNKVIGNKAIARTLPPDFPKVKYIKITTDEGVTMDASLTLPTGFDSTKKYPVVFYVYTEPGSCTVKDSWGNGRNFLYQGDMQKDGYIYISIDGRGTPAPKGARWRHSIYKKVGILNIHDQYEAAKKVVQWPFVDKDRVAVWGWSGGGSTTLNLMFQHPDVYKTGIAVAAVANFLTYDNVYQERYMGLPSDPDNTYKSASPLSHADGLQGNLLLIHGSGDDNVHYQNAEMLINELIKHDKIFSFMEFPNRTHSISEGEGTSKFLSHLYTHYLQEHCPPGAK, encoded by the coding sequence ATGAAGCGAATCAAATATCTGATTATTTGGTGTTTTGCCTGTGTATGGACCGTTGTCCAGGCACAGCCTTATGTTACCAAATATAAGTGGTCCAAGGACGGCAACCAGTACTATACTATTCAGTCTGGAGAAATCGTCCGGGTAAATATGCCGGACCAGACCACGACTACCCTGCTGACTAAAGCGGACCTTACGACTCAGAGTATGCACAGGCAAGTGCAGCCGGAAGACTTTTCTATCAGTGAGGATGGCAATAAGGTACTTATCTACACGAATACGAAAAAGGTATGGCGTTATCATACCCGTGGAGATTACTGGGTGTACGATATCAGCTCCAAAGCATTGACACAGCTGGGCAAAGGGCTCCCAGAATCTTCGCTGATGTTTGCCAAGTTCTCGCCGGATGGCAAAAAAGCAGCTTATAGCAGCGGCCATAATCTTTATGTAGAGGATCTAACTTCTCATAAGATCACTCCATTAACCAAAGACGGAACGGATAGAATTATCAACGGCACTTTTGACTGGGTATACGAAGAAGAATTTGGCGCAAGAGACGGCTTCAGATGGTCAGCTGATAGCAAGAAGATCGCTTTCTGGCAGGTAGATGCCAGAAATATCCGCAATTTTTTGATGATCAATAACACCGATTCTATTTACCCCTTTACCGTTCCGGTTGAATATCCGGTTGTAGGGCAGACACCCTCTGCCGTCAAGATCGGTGTTGTAGATATTGATAATGGTAAAATAAACTGGATGCAAATTCCCGGAGATAGCAAGGAGCATTACCTGCCCCGCATGGAATGGGCCAGCAACGACCAGATCGTCGTGCAACAGCTGGACCGTAAACAACAGGTCAGCACGCTGTATCTGGCAAATGCCTCCAACGGAGTTGCTCACTCCTTCTATAAAGAACAGAGCGACACTTGGATCGATATTAAATCCCGCTGGCACGGAGACAATCCTATCGGATGGGATTTTATAGAGCAGGGAAAAGCGTTTTTATGGGTAACTGAAAAAGATGGCTGGAGGCATATCTATAGAGTAGACATGGAAGGTCATGAAAAACTGGTAACCAAAGGTGATTACGACATACTGGATCTGTTGACTGTTAATGAACAGGAAGGGTATGTTTATTTTATGGCTTCTCCTGATAATGCCACTCAAAAATACTTATACAGAACCAAACTCGATGGCTCAGGCAGGGCCGAAAGAATCTCTCCTATGAATGAGCAGGGAACACACGCTTACAATATATCACCCAACGGTAAATACGCTGAACATAGCTTTTCGAATGCCAACACCTTTCCGATCAAAGATTGGGTTGCTTTGCCCTCTAATAAGGTGATCGGCAATAAAGCGATCGCCCGGACGTTGCCCCCTGACTTTCCAAAAGTAAAATACATCAAGATCACAACAGACGAGGGCGTAACGATGGATGCTTCACTTACGCTTCCTACGGGGTTTGACTCAACTAAAAAATATCCGGTTGTCTTTTATGTCTACACAGAGCCAGGCAGCTGTACCGTAAAAGACAGCTGGGGCAATGGGCGCAACTTTCTGTATCAGGGCGATATGCAAAAAGATGGTTATATCTATATCAGTATTGACGGCAGGGGCACACCGGCTCCAAAAGGCGCCAGGTGGAGACATAGCATTTATAAAAAAGTCGGCATTCTGAATATCCATGACCAGTATGAAGCTGCTAAAAAAGTCGTACAGTGGCCCTTTGTTGACAAAGACCGTGTTGCTGTATGGGGCTGGAGCGGTGGCGGTTCTACCACGCTGAATCTCATGTTCCAGCATCCGGATGTCTATAAGACGGGCATCGCCGTGGCGGCCGTGGCCAACTTCCTGACCTATGACAATGTATATCAGGAGCGCTATATGGGTTTACCCAGTGATCCGGATAACACCTACAAATCTGCCTCGCCGCTGAGTCATGCAGACGGCCTGCAGGGTAACCTGCTGTTGATCCACGGTTCGGGAGACGATAATGTGCATTACCAGAATGCAGAAATGCTGATTAACGAACTGATCAAGCACGACAAAATTTTCAGTTTTATGGAATTTCCCAACAGGACCCATAGCATCTCTGAAGGAGAAGGAACTTCCAAGTTCCTGTCGCACTTATATACCCATTACCTGCAGGAACATTGCCCTCCCGGTGCTAAATAA
- a CDS encoding bifunctional 5,10-methylenetetrahydrofolate dehydrogenase/5,10-methenyltetrahydrofolate cyclohydrolase, which yields MQLLDGRVASKAVKEQLKAEVEKIVATGARAPHLAVILVGNNGASETYVASKVKTCAEIGYQSTMVRRDLDITEADLLAEIQKLNKDQSVDGILVQLPLPKHISEQKVIAAIDPTKDVDGFHPVSAGNLTLGMPTFIPATPYGIMLMLEHYQIPTKGKHAVVIGRSNIVGRPMSILLSGNNPYGNCTVTLCHSHTPNLQDICLQADIIVAALGRPGFVQPEMVKDGAIIIDVGITRVEDATAKKGYRIKGDVDFEAVAPKSSYITPVPGGVGLMTIAGLLKNTLVAYENRQEDLRR from the coding sequence ATGCAATTATTAGATGGTAGAGTCGCCTCCAAGGCGGTCAAAGAACAACTGAAGGCAGAAGTTGAGAAAATTGTCGCTACTGGTGCCCGTGCACCCCACCTGGCGGTCATTCTGGTGGGCAATAACGGTGCCTCCGAGACCTATGTAGCCAGTAAAGTTAAAACCTGCGCAGAAATCGGTTATCAGTCCACTATGGTCAGGCGCGATCTGGATATCACTGAAGCAGATTTGCTGGCGGAAATCCAAAAATTAAACAAGGACCAATCAGTAGACGGTATTTTAGTACAGTTACCTTTGCCCAAACATATCAGTGAACAAAAAGTAATCGCCGCGATTGATCCGACAAAGGATGTGGATGGCTTTCACCCGGTAAGCGCCGGTAACCTGACCCTGGGTATGCCCACCTTTATTCCGGCCACACCTTATGGCATCATGCTGATGTTGGAGCACTATCAGATACCAACGAAGGGAAAACATGCGGTGGTGATCGGCAGAAGTAATATTGTAGGGCGCCCCATGAGCATCCTGTTAAGCGGCAATAACCCTTACGGAAACTGTACGGTTACCCTTTGTCATTCTCACACGCCTAACCTTCAGGATATCTGCCTTCAGGCAGACATCATTGTGGCGGCGCTGGGGCGTCCGGGCTTTGTTCAGCCGGAAATGGTTAAAGACGGAGCCATCATCATTGATGTGGGGATCACCAGAGTGGAAGATGCAACTGCCAAGAAAGGATACCGTATTAAAGGGGATGTTGACTTTGAAGCTGTCGCTCCCAAGTCCTCTTATATTACTCCTGTGCCGGGCGGTGTTGGACTTATGACAATTGCCGGGTTGTTGAAAAATACCCTGGTGGCCTATGAAAATCGACAGGAAGACTTAAGAAGGTAA
- a CDS encoding peroxiredoxin — MSNRILSIGSQFPAFTKKAAVSTEKGKEFIDLSSEDLKGKWTVLFWWPKDFTFVCPTEIAEFNRNYEEFTDRDATLIGASTDSEFVHVAWRRDHKDLKDLKFPMLADTSKSLAEELGILEENEKVAYRATFIIDQEGVIRWVSINDLNVGRNVQEVLRVLDGLQTDELCPCNWNKGEETLTAQLNAELN, encoded by the coding sequence ATGAGCAACAGAATTTTATCCATCGGAAGTCAGTTCCCAGCATTTACCAAGAAAGCAGCCGTATCAACTGAAAAAGGAAAAGAGTTTATTGATTTGAGCAGTGAAGATCTGAAGGGTAAATGGACCGTACTGTTCTGGTGGCCAAAAGATTTTACTTTTGTGTGCCCCACTGAAATAGCCGAGTTTAACAGAAATTATGAGGAATTTACAGACCGTGATGCGACCTTGATCGGTGCTTCTACCGATTCCGAGTTTGTACATGTGGCCTGGAGAAGAGATCATAAAGATTTAAAGGACCTTAAATTCCCTATGTTAGCCGATACGTCTAAATCCCTGGCTGAAGAATTAGGTATTTTGGAAGAAAATGAGAAAGTCGCTTATCGTGCTACTTTTATCATCGATCAGGAAGGTGTTATTCGCTGGGTAAGCATCAACGACTTGAATGTAGGACGTAATGTACAAGAAGTATTACGTGTATTGGATGGGTTACAGACAGATGAACTTTGCCCTTGTAACTGGAATAAAGGGGAAGAGACCCTGACCGCTCAGTTAAATGCAGAATTGAACTAG